From the Oceanobacillus kimchii X50 genome, the window CTGGTATTTTAATTTCACCATAGTGAAAAACAGAAGCTGCTAGAGCGGCATCTATTCCTTGTGAAAGCACTTCTGAGAAATGTTCGATGTTTCCAGCTCCGCCACTTGCAATTACTGGTATATTTACTGCTGTTGCTATTGCTGTCGTTAAGGGAAGGTTGTAACCATTTTTTTCTCCATCTGCATCCATAGCATTCACAACTATTTCACCAACACCATAAGCTTCACCTTTCTTAGCCCATTCAATAGCATCCATTCCGGTATCTTTTCTACCTCCATTGATAAAAACATTCCATTTTCCAGATGCCACCTCTTTTGCATCAATAGATAGGACTGTACATTGACTACCGAATTTTTGTGCTGATTCGAAAATAAGATCAGGACGTTGAACAGCTGCACTATTTATCGATACTTTATCAGCTCCAGAACGGAGTACTTGATGAATATCTTTGGTAGTACGAATACCCCCACCTACCATAAAAGGGATGGCGATTTCTTTTGCAACTTTTTCAACAACGTCTAAAAATATTCCCCGTTGTTCGTTAGATGCTGTAATATCATAGAAGACAAGTTCATCAGCACCTTCATTGTTATAGCGTTTTGCTAATTCAACCGGATCAGCAACATCTTGTATATTTTGAAATTTCTTCCCCTTTACTACCCGTCCATTATCAACATCAAGGCAAGGAATAATTCGTTTAGCGAGCATCCATTTCACCTTCCAATATGTCTTGTAATTTTATGGAACCGTCATAAAGTGCTTTTCCGATAATTGCACCGTAGAGATTCATACTTTCAAGTTGTTGAATATTTTCTTTTGTAGTAACTCCTCCAGAAGCAATAATGTTCATGGTAGTAGCTTGTTGTACAGCTTCTAGTTCTTGGAAGTTAGGACCGCTCATCATTCCGTCTTTTAAGATATCCGTGTAGATAATTGTTTTTACTCCAATGGTTTCTAATTGCTGGATAAAAGGAATTGCTTCAATCGTACTGTTTTTTGTCCAACCATCCGTAGCAATAAAGCCTTTTCTGGCATCAATCGATACTGCAATTTGCTCAGTGTATCTTTCAACGGCAGTTTGTAAAAAAGCAGAATCTGTTATCGCTGCTGTTCCAAGAATCACTCGACTCACACCTGCTTGAATATATTTGTCAATGACTTCGAGCGATCGAATGCCTCCTCCTACTTGAATTGGAATAGAGAGCGTTTGGGCCACATCTTGGATAATTTTGACGTTAATTGATTCCCCTGACTTTGCCCCATCTAAGTCTACAGCGTGTAAATATTCAGCACCGGATGCTTCCCATTCTTTCGCCATTTTAACAGGTGAGTTGCTATAGATTGTTTCTTGATTATAGTCGCCTTGCCTTAATCGAACACATTTACCATTTCGAACATCAATTGCTGGAAAGATAATCATACAATCATCTCCTCATATCTTTTTAGTAATTCAATTCCAAATTCTCCGCTTTTCTCCGGATGAAATTGCATACCAGTTATATTTCCTTTTTGAACGATAGCTGGAATGAGCTGTCCATATTGAGAACTAGCAAGTAATGTACTTTCCTCGTAAGAAGAAACGGCATAGGAGTGGACGAAATATACATAGGGATTTTCTAGCTTTGATTCAAATAATGGGGAAGCTTGTTGAATGTCTAATGTATTCCAACCCATGTGTGGTACTTTAACTTCACTTGAGATTCGTGTAATGGAACCTTTTAACAACCCTAGGCCTTCCCAATCACCATTTTCAAGGCTTTGTTCATAAAATAGTTGCATACCTAGACAAATTCCTAATATTGGTTTTCCTTTTTGCGCTTCTTCTTGTAGAACTGTATCTAAATGAAGCTGACGTATTGCTTCCATTGCATCTTTGAATGCTCCGACCCCGGGTAAAATAATCGAGTCTGCTTGTTTGATTTCCGCTACATCTGTTGTAACAATGGAACGTTTATTTAATTTATCTAATGCAAATTGAAGACTTTTTATATTTCCTGCTCCATAATCAATAATTGCAATCAATGTTATAGCCTCCCTATAAACTTCCTTTAGTTGAAGGTATTCCTTTTTGATTTGGATCGATGGAACAACCTTGGCGGATAACGCGCCCAAATCCTTTAAAAATCGATTCAATAATATGATGAGAGTTAACTCCGTATAATAGATTAATATGGAGTGTTACTTGAGCGTTGCTTGCAAAAGCTTGAAAAAATTCTAATACTAACTCTGTATCAAAGGTACCTACTTTTTCTTTTAATCCTTCCACGTTGTACACGAGGTAAGAACGTCCACTTATATCTAATGCAATCGAAGACAATGCTTCATCCATCGGGCTCATGACATTGGCATAGCGGGTGATTCCTTCTTTATTACCTAAAGCTTCACGTAATGTGTGACCGAGCACAATCCCAATATCCTCCACAGTGTGGTGTTGATCTACTTCTAAATCTCCGTTACATGATATATCTAAATTTATACCGCCGTGTTTTGCGAATAGTGTTAGCATATGATCTAAGAAACCAATGCCTGTTTGGATAGTAGAAGTTCCTTCGCCATCTAGTTGTAGAGATAAGTTAACGGATGTCTCATTGGTTTTTCTGCTTAAAGATGCTTTGCGCATGGTTATTCTCCTTTCGAATACGAATTGCATTTGCATGAGCTGTTAATCCTTCAGCTTCGGCTAGTGTAATTATTGTATCTGCAGCTTCTTCTAACTTGTTTTTAGAGTATTGGATTAGACTCGTTTTTTTAATAAAATCGTAGACCCCAAGAGGAGAAGAAAATTTAGCTGTGCCGTTGGTTGGTAATGTATGACTAGGACCAGCTAAATAATCGCCTAATGGCTCACTTGAATAATTACCAATAAATATTGCACCAGCATGTTTAATTTTTGTGCTGATTTGTTCTGGGTCAGTAGTCATTAATTGTAAATGTTCTGGTGCCAGTTGGTTAATAGTGTCGATTGCTTCTTTATTGTTCTCACAAATGATGATCTTTCCATTTTGAGATATAGAAGCATCAATGATTTCTTTTCGTTCTAATAAAGGGATTTGTCGATTTACTTCCTCCTGCAATAATTTTGCATAGGAACGATCATTTGTAATGCAAATAGAAGTTGCTTCTTCATCGTGTTCGGCTTGTGAGAGTAAATCTGCTGCAACATAGGA encodes:
- the hisF gene encoding imidazole glycerol phosphate synthase subunit HisF, producing MLAKRIIPCLDVDNGRVVKGKKFQNIQDVADPVELAKRYNNEGADELVFYDITASNEQRGIFLDVVEKVAKEIAIPFMVGGGIRTTKDIHQVLRSGADKVSINSAAVQRPDLIFESAQKFGSQCTVLSIDAKEVASGKWNVFINGGRKDTGMDAIEWAKKGEAYGVGEIVVNAMDADGEKNGYNLPLTTAIATAVNIPVIASGGAGNIEHFSEVLSQGIDAALAASVFHYGEIKIPALKTYLNEQEIPVRRNTK
- the hisA gene encoding 1-(5-phosphoribosyl)-5-[(5-phosphoribosylamino)methylideneamino]imidazole-4-carboxamide isomerase; its protein translation is MIIFPAIDVRNGKCVRLRQGDYNQETIYSNSPVKMAKEWEASGAEYLHAVDLDGAKSGESINVKIIQDVAQTLSIPIQVGGGIRSLEVIDKYIQAGVSRVILGTAAITDSAFLQTAVERYTEQIAVSIDARKGFIATDGWTKNSTIEAIPFIQQLETIGVKTIIYTDILKDGMMSGPNFQELEAVQQATTMNIIASGGVTTKENIQQLESMNLYGAIIGKALYDGSIKLQDILEGEMDAR
- the hisH gene encoding imidazole glycerol phosphate synthase subunit HisH, whose protein sequence is MIAIIDYGAGNIKSLQFALDKLNKRSIVTTDVAEIKQADSIILPGVGAFKDAMEAIRQLHLDTVLQEEAQKGKPILGICLGMQLFYEQSLENGDWEGLGLLKGSITRISSEVKVPHMGWNTLDIQQASPLFESKLENPYVYFVHSYAVSSYEESTLLASSQYGQLIPAIVQKGNITGMQFHPEKSGEFGIELLKRYEEMIV
- the hisB gene encoding imidazoleglycerol-phosphate dehydratase HisB; amino-acid sequence: MRKASLSRKTNETSVNLSLQLDGEGTSTIQTGIGFLDHMLTLFAKHGGINLDISCNGDLEVDQHHTVEDIGIVLGHTLREALGNKEGITRYANVMSPMDEALSSIALDISGRSYLVYNVEGLKEKVGTFDTELVLEFFQAFASNAQVTLHINLLYGVNSHHIIESIFKGFGRVIRQGCSIDPNQKGIPSTKGSL